Below is a genomic region from Desulfobacter sp..
GGCCGGCAGTTGTAAAACTGCCGGCCCAAGTTAATTGTTACAAAATGATCTTATTCGGCAAGCTCTTTTTGCCAGTCGTTGGACTTGATCCATTTGTCATAGGCTTTCTGCCATCTGCCGTCGTTTTTATACTGGCGGATGAAATTATTGAGGTAGTTCAAGAAGTCGGGATCCCCTTTTTTGACTGCCATGGCAAGGGGCTCAAAGGTAAAGGGTTTGTTGAGCGCAATGGTTTTGCCTTCACCGTGGGCTGCCTGGAAGAACTCAATCAAGGGCAGGTCGTAAACCGTTGCATCGGCATTGCCCTGGATGACTTCCATGCAGGCTTCGGGCTCTGATTCAAAGGATTTGTAGGTGGCCTTGGGGATCATCCGCTTAACGGCTTTTTCTCCAGTGGTGCCCAGTTTTGAACATACAATGTATTTGGGATCATTCAGGTCTTTGTAGGAGAGAATTTTGCCTTCATGTTTTTTGTTGAGGAGGATGGCCTGGCCTACAACAATGTAGGGGTCAGAGAAGTTAATGGAGAGGTTTCTTTCCTGGGTAACGGTCATGCCGGCAATGATGACGTCGTATTTGTCCGTGATCAGACCGGGGATAATGCCGTCCCATGCGGTGTTTATGCCCACCTATTTTACGCCCATGGCTTTGGCAAGGGCTTTGGACAGGTTAATGTCAAATCCCATGTATTTCCCTTTGGTATTGGTCATTTCAAAGGGGAGATAGCCGGATTCAAACCCAACACGGAGCTGGCCTGATTTTACAATGGACTCAACCGTGGATGTCTTGGCCAGATTGATGTCCGCACTAAAGGCCGGTGCTGCAACAAAAAGAAAAGCAAGCGCAAATAAAGAAACAAAAATTTTTTTCATTTTTCCTCCTGGTTTTGGTGACCTCTCGCCTTGTCTAAGACCCTAATCTTAGGCAGTCAGTCAAGTTTGATTAACTAAAGAACACGTTTAATTAGTAAAATTCAGTAGTGTCCGGTTAGGTTGTTGCATATAAAAAGCATCTAAAATCATTGAAAAAACAGTCTGTTTTGTGTTGACAAATGTGCGTAAAAATTTTTGTGCGCCTTGAAAATTTAACTCAAGGAGCTCAAATGACGCACATCTCAGTCCCTAAAAAACAACTACGGTCCCTGAACTTTGACAATTTCAGGTGCCCTCTGATAAAGTCACTTTCAAAATCACCGGAATTACAATCTCGAGGAGACCGCCCTTTAAAAATGACATTCGAAGACCAGATAAATGCTTTGGTTTATTTCCATCTTCAGGAGCACAAGTCTGCCCGACATTTAATTCAGGATCTCAAGGAGAATGTTTTTGCTAAAGAAAATATTGCGCCAGACGGTGGTATCAGCCGTAGTAGTTTCTGTGAAGCCATCAATCACAGGGGACTCGAACAACTGCAATTTATCTTTGAGGATCTTTATAAACAGGCTCTTGAGTGTCATCCGGGTGAACACGCCGAGTTAGGAGAGTTGGTTTCCATTGACGGTAGTCTCATAAATGCAGTCCTTTCAATGCACTGGGCGAACTACAGAAAAGGAAGTAAAAAAGCCAAAGTACATTGCGGATTTGACATTAATCACGGAATCCCAAACAAAATCTTTTTGACTGAAGGCAACGGCGCTGAACGCACTTTTGTTCCCAAAATACTTTCCAAGGGGCAAACAGGTGTTATGGATCGTGGATATCAATCCCATAAAGAATTTGACCTGCTTCAGGAGCAAGGCAAACATTTTGTCTGCCGTATAAAAACCAGGACAACAAGAACAATTATTGATAACCACGAGACCCCTTCCGACAGCTACATTTTTTATGATGCACTGGTTAAACTTGGTACTCCGAATCAAAACCAGACGAAAAGGCCTGTTCGGGTTGTTGGCTATAAAATTGCTGGCGTCAAATACTATGTGGCAACTGACAGGCATGATTTAACAGCGGAACAAATAGCAACAATTTATAAACTCCGGTGGACCATTGAGGATTTTTTCAAATGGTGGAAAGAACATCTGAAGGTATATCATCTCATTGCCCGCAGTGAATACGGCCTTATGGTTCAGATTCTTGGCGGCCTTATCACTTACCTGTTACTGGCAATCCATTGCCAAAAACAGTTTAATGAAAAGGTCACGATCAAAAGAGTTCGGCAGCTGCGAACCGCCATTCTAAATGACCTGTTTGGCTGCGAGGAGCAGGGCTCTCATAGTTCAAACAGGGACAATATTGTCAAAGATCAAAAAATTATTGAGCAAGCAAAAACCTAACCGGACATCACTGAGTAAAATTAATACTTAGCATAAATTTTTCAAATGGCAAGCACTATTTATAACCTCTTGCATATTTAGCTCATATGATCGGTTTTAAGGGAACATTTTGTTAGCCCGCATATTTCACAAAGCGTTTTTTCCTTAGCTGCAAGGCACAGACCGAGAAGCTGTAGTCCTTTACTGCGAGCGGACTGTAACCCAGCAGATGAGGTAAAACGCTTTGCCCGGAGGGTGATGTTTCGTAGAATGTAAAACGACACAACCAATTGTAATAATATAACTTTTTGGCAAAACACTTAAAATTTCATGAAATATTCGGGTTAGGCTTTCGCCAGGGCTTCGCCTGTGCCAGGGGATCTTGCAAGGAAATTCTTTGAAAATCACCTTTCATGGGGTATACTATCCGCCATGAAAACATGGTTTGCAAAATGGGTGGTTTCCCTGATGATCATTTCCGGGTGGGTTATTTTCCCGAATCCAGGGCAATGCCGTGACAAGGAAATTCTTTCCCAGGCCGTGATGTGCACAGCCATCGAGACATTCAAACCCGTGGACCCGGCCGTGGTTTTTTCCATCTCCCGGGGAGAGGTTTTTTGTTTTTCACGATTTGACCCGGTCCTGGAGAAAACACATATCTTCCACCGGTGGTATAAGCGGGACAAGCTTATTTTTACCATGAAGCTGACCCTTTCTCCTCCCAAATGGTCTTCGTTCAGCAGGATACAGATCCGGGATGCGGACAAGGGACCCTGGC
It encodes:
- a CDS encoding DUF2914 domain-containing protein produces the protein MKTWFAKWVVSLMIISGWVIFPNPGQCRDKEILSQAVMCTAIETFKPVDPAVVFSISRGEVFCFSRFDPVLEKTHIFHRWYKRDKLIFTMKLTLSPPKWSSFSRIQIRDADKGPWRVEILDDQDQLMQTLRFSMTD
- a CDS encoding IS4 family transposase translates to MTHISVPKKQLRSLNFDNFRCPLIKSLSKSPELQSRGDRPLKMTFEDQINALVYFHLQEHKSARHLIQDLKENVFAKENIAPDGGISRSSFCEAINHRGLEQLQFIFEDLYKQALECHPGEHAELGELVSIDGSLINAVLSMHWANYRKGSKKAKVHCGFDINHGIPNKIFLTEGNGAERTFVPKILSKGQTGVMDRGYQSHKEFDLLQEQGKHFVCRIKTRTTRTIIDNHETPSDSYIFYDALVKLGTPNQNQTKRPVRVVGYKIAGVKYYVATDRHDLTAEQIATIYKLRWTIEDFFKWWKEHLKVYHLIARSEYGLMVQILGGLITYLLLAIHCQKQFNEKVTIKRVRQLRTAILNDLFGCEEQGSHSSNRDNIVKDQKIIEQAKT